From the Papaver somniferum cultivar HN1 chromosome 2, ASM357369v1, whole genome shotgun sequence genome, the window tgttgttgcagtttttgaatcatttttTTGGAATTGCTATTATGGATTATAGAGTGAAAATTGATAATAAATGTGCATATCTTGTGGTTCACTTGTTTCAGGTTATGCTAGATACAATAGGCCCTGAATTGCAAGTTCTTAATAAAAGTGAAAAATCGATTGCACTGAAGGCTGAATTATCGGTTGTTTTGACTCCGGATCAAGATAAAGAAGCAACTTCAGATGTATTGCCAATCAATTATGAAGGATTAGCAAAGGTGTGCTGAAATTTTGGTTAAATCGTAGTGTAATTTCAGTTTGGGCTTGGGAATTGTTGTCACATAATTCGAATATGTTTGCATTCTGTTGATGTATATCGTAAAATTGGAAAACAATGATTAGGAAGAAGGATGACAGTGTAGATGTTCCCTTGAACCTTCCAATTGTTGTCTTTGCGATACCTGTGTGACTATGTTATCCTAAGCTATATGATTCTGTGCAGGCAGTAAAGAAAGGAGACACCATCTTTCTAGGTCAATACCTGTTCACAGGAAGTGAAACTACATCAGTTTGGCTTGAGGTAAGGCActgaactctgacatttggaggattcATCAATCCTTTTTTACAGGcagttgatttttatttcatgaatACCCAGTACGTATAaggcgtactgatagaaacttctttcgattctgttttattcagagttttgtcactttttttgtttgatccatgagtacgtatgcgcaatactgaaatatgtgctaattTATTTATAATTGATTCTAACAGATATGTACTTTACCTGGAAGCGgtgcagcagatatgtactcgaattgtaAGCAGCGAatatatactcgaatttgtaagcagtgcgacagatatgtactcagatttgtaagcagtgcggcatatatgtactcaaatttgtaagcagtgtagacacacacgtttggtagtagggggtattatggtcatttctatttttttattaattttggacctccggataaaaaaaaaattctggttggatcttactataaataactatatgggctttGGACCAATCAACAAATTTTCCTATTCAAAACGCAAGTATGTGTACCCTAGTTATTTAATCACAGGCTTCTTACTCAGACACGCATATGGATGTTCAGTACATGTGTGTTTttactcgaatttcttcttctttttatatcGATTAGGTTAATGTCACTTTTTGATCATACGTTAACATCGATTCCTTTGCTTCCTAGTATTTTTTAGTTCACTAAACAAGGAAGAATTAGGACCTTTAACTTTAACATCGTACTTGGTCTAGCTAGCAGTCTAGCACTACAAGTAATCTGACGTAGTCGACCAATAATCGAACCAAAGAAACCAGACCTTTCATAACTGCAAATGAAGTGTGtgcacaacaacaacagcaaagtTAAGGAAATAACGTACGACAATTTGTTTTACTGGAGAAATAAAGCAAGTGTGATTAGCGCAATTGACAGACTTCTAGAGTGAAAGATTGAGATCTAACCCTTGCTTTCCGTCTCCATTACTGTTACCACAATTAGTAGTTTTGATCATTTCTTCCTCCCCTTTAGATGAACTTGAACCAAATGTAGAGTCATTTTTCACTGGTGGCGAATCTTGATCCTTCTTATTATTACTCTTGTCAACAAAATCTTCCCATTCAAATGACGGATTCCAAACTAACTTTGGTTCTTTATTCCTTGTTACCTTTGTTTCTCGTTCATCTTCCATCAACGATGATGATCTCTTTAGTTTATGACTTGCTGACTGTCTTTCGCGAGCTTCTTTAATATTTCTTATCACGGCGAAAAATAGTTCGGTTTTCTTTTCGATTTCTTCTTCCAATTCAACATCAACGGGTGATGGCATTTCTACATCCATTTTTGAGATAGCGAAAGATgggtgcttcaaaaaaaaagatcaaatagaAAAAAGAGAACTAGAGAGAGAGAGTGATGAAAGTGTGAAActaaaggaaaataaaatgataaataatGAAGCAACCATAATTTGGTCTGTAAAGCAGCAATCCTGATATTTAAAGCAAGAATCTTTAGATTACGAGTTTGCCCATCCAACCACCACTATGCTTTGTGATCAATGTGATGTCATTCATCTTACGTCACGAGGCAGTTGAAGCATCCTAAAATGTGATGCCACGAAGACTTCTACATCATTTATAACAAGTCTACTATTAGTACAAAATATCGAATGAATGAACATTTCGATTTTAGTTGCCATGAAAATGACTACTCAGTATTTCATTGGTGAAAGAATACTAGCTCTTTTCga encodes:
- the LOC113352986 gene encoding uncharacterized protein LOC113352986, which encodes MDVEMPSPVDVELEEEIEKKTELFFAVIRNIKEARERQSASHKLKRSSSLMEDERETKVTRNKEPKLVWNPSFEWEDFVDKSNNKKDQDSPPVKNDSTFGSSSSKGEEEMIKTTNCGNSNGDGKQGLDLNLSL